In a genomic window of Rhodovulum sp. P5:
- the ccoG gene encoding cytochrome c oxidase accessory protein CcoG: protein MSSTDQNPERLYSAREPIFPRRVSGPFRRLKWWLLAICLGIYYLLPWVRWDRGPNLPDQAVLVDLANRRFFFFWIEIWPHEFYFVAGLLIMAGLGLFLFTSALGRVWCGYFCPQTVWTDLFILTERWIEGDRNKRVKLWNAKWDARKVRLRLTKWALWLAISIGTGGAWVFYFADAPTLLWNMLTLSAHPAAYSTIAVLTFTTLTLGGFMREQVCVYMCPWPRIQAAMMDEDTITIGYREWRGEPRGKHRKAAGADNLGDCIDCNACVNVCPMGIDIRDGQQLACITCGLCIDACDEVMDKIGKPRGLVDYMALSDEARERAGNPPKSIWKHVFRLRTVLYTTLWTAVGVGLMVALFVRSDIDMTVAPVRNPIYVTMSDGSIRNTYDVRVRNMHGEDRVFKITVTPAETYSINVEGAEDGTFTVPPDATMLKRVYVVAPKDSAPANTLSSDVRIWLEDIVAQERTYNDTVFNGKDGK, encoded by the coding sequence GTGAGCTCGACAGACCAGAATCCCGAACGCCTTTATTCCGCGCGCGAGCCGATTTTCCCCCGCCGCGTGTCCGGCCCATTCCGCCGCCTGAAATGGTGGCTGCTGGCCATCTGCCTTGGCATCTACTACCTGCTTCCCTGGGTCCGGTGGGACCGGGGCCCCAACCTGCCCGATCAGGCCGTTCTGGTCGATCTGGCAAATCGCCGCTTCTTCTTCTTCTGGATCGAGATCTGGCCGCACGAATTCTACTTCGTCGCGGGCCTGCTGATCATGGCCGGTCTGGGGCTGTTCCTCTTCACATCGGCGCTGGGCCGGGTCTGGTGCGGCTATTTCTGTCCGCAGACCGTCTGGACGGACCTGTTCATCCTGACCGAACGCTGGATCGAGGGGGACCGCAACAAGCGGGTGAAGCTGTGGAATGCGAAATGGGACGCGCGGAAGGTGCGCCTGCGCCTGACCAAATGGGCGCTTTGGCTGGCCATCTCGATCGGCACGGGCGGGGCATGGGTGTTCTATTTCGCCGATGCGCCGACGCTCTTGTGGAACATGCTGACCCTCAGCGCGCATCCGGCCGCCTATTCGACCATCGCGGTTCTGACCTTCACCACGCTGACCCTTGGCGGGTTCATGCGCGAACAGGTCTGTGTCTACATGTGCCCGTGGCCACGCATTCAGGCCGCGATGATGGATGAGGACACCATCACCATCGGCTATCGCGAATGGCGCGGCGAACCCCGCGGCAAACATCGCAAGGCGGCGGGCGCCGACAACCTCGGCGACTGCATCGACTGCAACGCCTGCGTGAACGTTTGCCCGATGGGCATCGACATCCGGGACGGGCAGCAACTGGCCTGCATCACCTGTGGTCTGTGCATCGATGCCTGTGACGAGGTGATGGACAAGATCGGCAAACCGCGCGGGCTGGTCGACTACATGGCCCTGTCGGACGAGGCCCGCGAACGCGCCGGCAATCCGCCCAAATCGATCTGGAAGCATGTCTTCCGCCTGCGGACGGTTCTTTACACGACGCTCTGGACCGCGGTCGGCGTGGGCCTGATGGTGGCGCTTTTCGTGCGGTCCGACATCGATATGACGGTCGCCCCGGTCCGTAACCCGATCTATGTCACCATGTCGGACGGGTCGATCCGCAACACCTATGACGTGCGGGTGCGCAACATGCATGGCGAGGATCGCGTCTTCAAGATCACCGTCACGCCGGCCGAGACCTACAGCATCAATGTCGAGGGGGCCGAAGACGGAACCTTCACCGTGCCGCCCGATGCCACGATGCTGAAACGGGTCTACGTGGTCGCGCCCAAGGACAGTGCCCCGGCCAACACCCTGTCGAGTGATGTCCGCATCTGGCTGGAGGATATCGTCGCGCAGGAGCGGACCTACAACGACACCGTCTTCAACGGGAAGGACGGAAAATGA